In Streptomyces sp. NBC_00704, a genomic segment contains:
- a CDS encoding amino acid ABC transporter permease produces MTDKFDKSPAGAPPEDNPPVSKTSAFSGPPEAIKAIPVRHYGRWVSAVIVLALLALLVNAFAKGDIQWKTVGDQLFDSTVIAGAGRTLLISVLSMVLGVVLGVVLAVMRLSKNPVTSTVAWVYIWFFRGTPVYVQLLMWFNLALIFPVLNLGPIYKDEMTDVMTPFMCALLGLGLNEAAYMAEICRAGLLAVDEGQTEAAHALGMSHGRTLRRIVIPQAMRVIVPPTGNEFINMLKTSSLVYVVTYNELLRSTSVIGSSSFAVMELLFVASIWYLVMTSVFSVFQYYLERYYARGSSRSLPPTVFQKIRANLLSIGRERSAA; encoded by the coding sequence ATGACTGACAAGTTCGACAAGTCCCCCGCGGGTGCACCACCCGAGGACAACCCGCCGGTGTCCAAGACGTCGGCGTTCTCCGGCCCGCCGGAGGCCATCAAGGCCATCCCGGTGCGCCACTACGGCCGCTGGGTCAGCGCCGTCATCGTCCTCGCGCTCCTGGCGCTGCTGGTCAACGCCTTCGCGAAGGGCGACATCCAGTGGAAGACCGTCGGCGACCAGCTGTTCGACTCGACGGTCATCGCGGGCGCCGGGCGCACGCTGCTGATCAGCGTGCTGTCCATGGTGCTGGGCGTCGTCCTGGGCGTCGTGCTGGCCGTGATGCGGCTGTCGAAGAACCCGGTGACCAGCACGGTCGCCTGGGTCTACATCTGGTTCTTCCGCGGCACGCCGGTCTACGTGCAGCTGCTGATGTGGTTCAACCTGGCGCTGATCTTCCCCGTCCTGAACCTCGGTCCGATCTACAAGGACGAGATGACGGACGTCATGACGCCGTTCATGTGCGCCCTGCTCGGCCTCGGCCTCAACGAGGCCGCCTACATGGCCGAGATCTGCCGGGCCGGCCTGCTGGCCGTGGACGAGGGACAGACCGAGGCCGCCCACGCGCTGGGCATGAGCCATGGCAGGACGCTGCGCCGGATCGTCATCCCGCAGGCCATGCGGGTGATCGTGCCGCCGACCGGCAACGAGTTCATCAACATGCTGAAGACCTCGTCGCTGGTGTACGTGGTGACGTACAACGAACTCCTCCGCTCGACCTCGGTGATCGGCTCCTCGTCGTTCGCCGTGATGGAGCTGCTGTTCGTCGCCTCCATCTGGTACCTGGTCATGACCAGCGTCTTCAGCGTCTTCCAGTACTACCTGGAGCGCTACTACGCCCGCGGTTCGAGCCGCAGCCTCCCGCCCACCGTCTTCCAGAAGATCCGGGCGAACCTGCTCTCGATCGGCCGCGAAAGGAGTGCGGCATGA
- a CDS encoding ABC transporter substrate-binding protein: protein MTARTTRHTTAARTRLAAVGSLAVAGALLLSACGDQTNGGGSSSSDTSSSSDKAPLFSKLPAAIQKAGVIKVGTNAEYAPMESVEGGKIVGVDPDIAAALGKQLGVEFQFTSGGFDTLITAVNTGRYDVAMSSITDNKQRQEGLDDKGKKLGEGVDFVDYFTAGTAVYVKKGNPKGIKTLDDLCGQTVAVQRGTTYEEALQTQSKKCTADGKKALKIESFENDTEAQTRVKSGGAVAGVNDYPVAVDMARKAGGGATFEVLDKQYEAAPFGIVVDKKGTQLRDALKEAVDAIIKDGSYQKVLEKWGAESGAIKSATVNGGK from the coding sequence ATGACCGCACGCACCACCCGTCACACGACCGCCGCGCGCACCCGCCTGGCAGCGGTCGGATCTCTCGCGGTCGCGGGCGCCTTGCTGCTCTCCGCCTGCGGCGACCAGACCAACGGCGGCGGGAGCTCCTCCTCCGACACGTCGAGCAGCTCCGACAAGGCCCCCCTCTTCTCCAAGCTCCCGGCCGCGATCCAGAAGGCGGGCGTCATCAAGGTCGGCACCAACGCCGAGTACGCCCCGATGGAGTCCGTCGAGGGCGGCAAGATCGTGGGCGTCGACCCCGACATCGCCGCCGCGCTCGGCAAGCAGCTCGGCGTCGAGTTCCAGTTCACCTCGGGCGGCTTCGACACCCTGATCACCGCGGTGAACACCGGCCGCTACGACGTGGCCATGTCGTCGATCACGGACAACAAGCAGCGCCAGGAAGGCCTGGACGACAAGGGCAAGAAGCTCGGCGAGGGCGTCGACTTCGTGGACTACTTCACCGCCGGCACGGCCGTCTACGTGAAGAAGGGCAACCCCAAGGGCATCAAGACCCTGGACGACCTCTGCGGCCAGACCGTCGCCGTGCAGCGGGGCACCACCTACGAAGAGGCCCTCCAGACGCAGTCGAAGAAGTGCACCGCCGACGGCAAGAAGGCCCTCAAGATCGAGTCGTTCGAGAACGACACCGAGGCCCAGACCCGCGTGAAGTCCGGCGGCGCCGTGGCCGGCGTCAACGACTACCCGGTCGCCGTGGACATGGCCCGCAAGGCCGGCGGCGGCGCGACCTTCGAGGTGCTCGACAAGCAGTACGAGGCCGCTCCGTTCGGCATCGTCGTCGACAAGAAGGGCACCCAGCTGCGCGACGCCCTCAAGGAGGCCGTCGACGCGATCATCAAGGACGGCTCGTACCAGAAGGTGCTGGAGAAGTGGGGCGCCGAGAGCGGCGCGATCAAGTCCGCCACGGTCAACGGCGGCAAGTGA
- a CDS encoding NAD(P)-dependent malic enzyme, whose amino-acid sequence MAAEIVNPRSENADQTGREGGAEPLDSFDPVFALHRGGKMAVQATVPVRDKDDLSLAYTPGVARVCTAIAEQPDLVNDYTWKSSVVAVVTDGTAVLGLGDIGPEASLPVMEGKAILFKQFGGVDAVPIALACTDVEEIIETVVRLAPSFGGVNLEDISAPRCFEIERRLQDALDIPVFHDDQHGTAIVTLAALRNAARLSGRGIGELRAVISGAGAAGVAIARMLVEAGIGDVAVADRKGVVSAERQDLTDVKRELASFTNKAGLTGSLESALAGADVFIGVSGGTVSEEAVASMAKGAFVFAMANPNPEVHPEVAHKYAAVVATGRSDFPNQINNVLAFPGIFAGALQVRASRITEGMKLAAAEALAGVVGDDLAADYVIPSPFDERVAPAVTAAVAAAARAEGVARR is encoded by the coding sequence GTGGCAGCGGAGATCGTCAATCCTCGCAGCGAGAACGCCGACCAGACGGGCCGGGAGGGCGGTGCGGAGCCCCTCGACTCGTTCGACCCGGTGTTCGCACTGCACCGAGGCGGAAAGATGGCCGTGCAGGCCACCGTCCCGGTCCGCGACAAGGACGACCTGTCCCTCGCTTACACCCCCGGCGTCGCGCGCGTGTGCACCGCGATCGCGGAACAGCCGGACCTGGTGAACGACTACACCTGGAAGTCGTCCGTCGTCGCCGTCGTGACCGACGGCACGGCGGTGCTCGGACTCGGGGACATCGGCCCCGAGGCGTCCCTCCCCGTGATGGAGGGCAAGGCCATCCTCTTCAAGCAGTTCGGCGGCGTGGACGCGGTTCCGATCGCGCTCGCCTGCACGGACGTGGAGGAGATCATCGAGACGGTGGTGCGTCTCGCGCCCTCGTTCGGCGGAGTGAACCTGGAGGACATCTCGGCGCCGCGGTGCTTCGAGATCGAGCGCCGCCTCCAGGACGCCCTCGACATCCCGGTCTTCCACGACGACCAGCACGGCACCGCCATCGTCACGCTGGCGGCGCTGCGCAACGCGGCCCGGCTGAGCGGGCGCGGCATCGGCGAGCTGCGGGCGGTCATCTCGGGCGCCGGCGCGGCCGGTGTCGCCATCGCCAGGATGCTGGTCGAGGCCGGCATCGGGGACGTCGCGGTCGCGGACCGCAAGGGCGTCGTCTCGGCGGAGCGGCAGGACCTGACCGACGTCAAGCGCGAGCTGGCCTCCTTCACCAACAAGGCGGGGCTGACCGGCTCGCTGGAGAGCGCGCTCGCGGGCGCCGACGTCTTCATCGGCGTCTCGGGCGGCACCGTGTCGGAGGAGGCGGTGGCCTCGATGGCGAAGGGCGCGTTCGTCTTCGCCATGGCCAACCCGAACCCGGAGGTGCACCCGGAGGTCGCCCACAAGTACGCGGCGGTCGTCGCGACCGGGCGGTCGGACTTCCCGAACCAGATCAACAACGTGCTGGCGTTCCCGGGGATCTTCGCCGGCGCGTTGCAGGTGCGGGCGTCCCGGATCACCGAGGGCATGAAGCTCGCCGCCGCCGAGGCGCTCGCGGGCGTCGTCGGCGACGATCTCGCGGCGGACTACGTGATCCCGTCGCCGTTCGACGAGCGGGTCGCCCCCGCGGTGACGGCGGCGGTCGCCGCGGCCGCCCGTGCGGAGGGCGTCGCCCGCCGCTGA
- a CDS encoding zinc-binding dehydrogenase yields the protein MFAAYAARIDRDQPLSGLELGERPAPEARPGWSVVDVRAASLNHHDLWSLKGVGLPEGRLPMILGCDAAGVDADGNEVVLHSVIGQTGHGVGPDEPRSILTERYQGTFAEQVAVPTWNVLPKPKELSFAEAACLPTAWLTAYRMLFTNAGVRPGDSVLVQGAGGGVATAAIVLGKAAGLRVFATSRDEAKRRRALELGAVEAVEPGARLPQRMDAVIETVGAATWSHSVKSLRPGGTLVISGATSGDAPSRAELTRVFFLELKIVGSTMGSRDELEDLLSFCALTGVRPVIDEVLPLDRAREGFERLASGEQFGKIVLTNG from the coding sequence ATGTTCGCCGCCTACGCCGCCCGAATCGACCGCGACCAGCCGCTTTCCGGCCTGGAGTTGGGGGAGCGCCCGGCCCCCGAGGCCCGTCCCGGCTGGAGCGTCGTCGACGTCCGGGCCGCTTCCCTCAACCACCACGATCTCTGGTCGCTGAAGGGCGTCGGTCTTCCGGAGGGCCGGCTGCCGATGATCCTCGGCTGCGACGCCGCCGGTGTCGACGCGGACGGCAACGAGGTCGTCCTGCACTCCGTGATCGGGCAGACCGGGCACGGCGTCGGGCCCGACGAGCCGCGCTCCATCCTCACCGAGCGGTACCAGGGCACCTTCGCCGAGCAGGTCGCCGTGCCGACCTGGAACGTCCTGCCCAAGCCGAAGGAGCTGTCCTTCGCGGAGGCCGCCTGTCTGCCCACGGCCTGGCTGACGGCGTACCGCATGCTCTTCACCAACGCGGGCGTGCGCCCCGGCGACTCCGTTCTCGTCCAGGGCGCCGGCGGCGGGGTCGCCACGGCGGCCATCGTGCTGGGCAAGGCCGCCGGGCTGCGGGTCTTCGCCACCAGCAGGGACGAGGCCAAGCGCAGGCGGGCCCTGGAGCTGGGCGCGGTCGAGGCCGTGGAGCCCGGCGCCCGGCTGCCGCAGCGGATGGACGCCGTCATCGAGACCGTCGGCGCGGCCACCTGGTCGCACTCGGTGAAGTCGCTGCGGCCCGGCGGCACGCTCGTCATCTCCGGCGCGACCAGCGGCGACGCCCCCTCGCGGGCGGAGCTGACCCGGGTCTTCTTCCTGGAGCTGAAGATCGTCGGCTCCACCATGGGCTCCAGGGACGAGCTGGAGGACCTGCTCTCCTTCTGCGCCCTCACCGGCGTCCGGCCCGTCATCGACGAGGTGCTCCCGCTCGACCGGGCCCGCGAGGGCTTCGAGCGGCTCGCGTCCGGCGAGCAGTTCGGCAAGATCGTGCTCACCAACGGCTGA
- a CDS encoding HTH domain-containing protein codes for MTEATDLAERAGDRDPRVGLRAVAALRRLLEQLEAVQVRSARNQGWSWQEIAAELGVTRQAVHKKYGRQ; via the coding sequence ATGACCGAAGCAACGGATCTCGCCGAGCGGGCCGGTGACCGCGATCCACGGGTCGGGCTGCGCGCCGTCGCGGCATTGCGCCGGCTGCTGGAGCAGCTGGAGGCGGTGCAGGTGCGCAGCGCGCGCAACCAGGGCTGGTCGTGGCAGGAGATCGCCGCGGAACTCGGGGTCACCAGGCAGGCCGTGCACAAGAAGTACGGGAGGCAATGA
- a CDS encoding Clp protease N-terminal domain-containing protein, with protein MFERFTKDARAVVRSAAAHAERAGAQRVEETHVLLALLDGKAGRGSFALTSLGLPPGGRGDLVRDLGEVRRRGGLSRADADALSGLGIDVGEIVSRVEEAHGEGALAAEGRQGPGARLFGGRPFDRGARELLTDTLRIALARRERQIGDEHLLLALTARRGVPSEVLADHGVTYTALTRVLYGDGGRRGGEGDGDVTVVAG; from the coding sequence ATGTTCGAGCGATTCACGAAGGACGCGCGCGCCGTGGTGCGGTCGGCGGCGGCGCACGCCGAACGGGCGGGCGCGCAGCGGGTGGAGGAGACGCATGTGCTGCTGGCCCTCCTCGACGGGAAGGCCGGCCGCGGCTCGTTCGCGCTGACCTCGCTCGGGCTGCCGCCGGGCGGACGCGGGGACCTCGTACGGGACCTGGGCGAGGTGCGCCGCCGGGGCGGTCTCTCCCGGGCCGACGCCGACGCCCTGTCGGGGCTGGGCATCGACGTCGGCGAGATCGTCTCGCGGGTGGAGGAGGCGCACGGGGAGGGCGCGCTGGCGGCCGAGGGCCGGCAGGGTCCGGGCGCGCGCCTCTTCGGCGGACGGCCCTTCGACCGCGGCGCCAGGGAACTGCTCACGGACACGCTGCGCATCGCCCTCGCCCGGCGCGAGCGGCAGATCGGCGACGAGCATCTGCTGCTCGCCCTCACCGCCCGCCGCGGCGTCCCCTCGGAGGTCCTCGCCGACCACGGCGTCACCTACACCGCCCTCACCCGCGTGCTGTACGGCGACGGGGGCCGGCGCGGAGGCGAGGGCGACGGAGACGTCACCGTCGTGGCCGGCTGA
- a CDS encoding helix-turn-helix transcriptional regulator, giving the protein MPPVFAHGRLRLYLLKLLDEAPRHGYEVIRLLEERFQGLYAPSAGTVYPRLAKLETEGLVTHTTEGGRKVYAITDAGRAELADRSGELADLELEIRESVAELAAEIRADVRGAAGDLRREMRAAASQARRGGGTGAADRGGSGGPGESGQFGEFGEFGDREAWQAAKEEMRRVKQEWKEQARRAKDESRRAREEAQRARRQAKEAQDTARSQAQEEVQRIARRVQEQVQDHFTRGDWPTGVREGLTELAKEFGEFGKDFGREYGRDFGFGRPGATGPAPASSAQTPTPPSPEAPSPEAPSPESPSSQASSQGPSFVKAAGSTQTAADAAAEYARTPEDFPAEYEPAWAHEDLGGDPARDLDRLLDRFRDDIRDAARDHGVTAGQLREARRHLSTAAAHIGVVLRNPTS; this is encoded by the coding sequence ATGCCTCCCGTCTTCGCCCATGGCCGCCTGCGCCTCTACCTGCTGAAACTCCTGGACGAAGCGCCGCGCCACGGCTACGAGGTGATCCGCCTGCTGGAGGAGCGCTTCCAGGGGCTGTACGCGCCGTCGGCCGGCACCGTGTACCCGCGGCTGGCCAAGCTGGAGACCGAGGGCCTGGTCACCCACACCACCGAGGGCGGCCGCAAGGTGTACGCCATCACCGACGCGGGCCGGGCCGAACTGGCCGACCGCAGCGGCGAGCTGGCGGATCTGGAGCTGGAGATCCGCGAGTCGGTCGCCGAGCTGGCCGCGGAGATCAGGGCCGACGTGCGCGGCGCGGCGGGCGATCTGCGGCGCGAGATGCGGGCGGCGGCCTCCCAGGCCCGCAGGGGCGGGGGCACGGGCGCCGCGGACCGCGGCGGGTCCGGGGGTCCCGGCGAGTCCGGCCAGTTCGGCGAGTTCGGGGAGTTCGGGGACCGGGAGGCGTGGCAGGCCGCCAAGGAGGAGATGCGCCGCGTCAAGCAGGAGTGGAAGGAGCAGGCGCGCCGGGCCAAGGACGAGAGCCGCCGGGCCCGCGAGGAGGCCCAGCGGGCCCGGCGCCAGGCCAAGGAAGCGCAGGACACGGCGCGTTCCCAGGCCCAGGAAGAGGTCCAGCGCATAGCGCGCCGGGTGCAGGAACAGGTCCAGGACCACTTCACCCGGGGCGACTGGCCGACGGGCGTCCGCGAGGGCCTGACGGAACTCGCCAAGGAGTTCGGCGAGTTCGGCAAGGACTTCGGGCGCGAGTACGGCAGGGACTTCGGCTTCGGCCGCCCCGGCGCCACGGGCCCGGCCCCGGCGTCGTCCGCACAGACCCCTACGCCCCCTTCGCCCGAGGCCCCGTCGCCCGAGGCCCCTTCACCCGAGTCCCCTTCGTCTCAGGCTTCGTCGCAGGGCCCGTCGTTCGTGAAGGCGGCCGGATCCACTCAGACCGCGGCGGACGCCGCTGCGGAGTACGCCCGCACCCCGGAGGACTTCCCCGCCGAGTACGAGCCGGCCTGGGCCCACGAGGACCTCGGCGGCGACCCCGCCCGTGACCTGGACCGCCTCCTCGACCGCTTCCGCGACGACATCCGCGACGCGGCCCGCGACCACGGCGTCACCGCCGGACAGCTGCGCGAGGCGCGCCGTCATCTGTCGACGGCGGCGGCCCACATCGGCGTGGTGCTCCGCAACCCGACCTCCTGA
- a CDS encoding DUF4097 family beta strand repeat-containing protein, protein MSEWSVAEPRKLSFDEPVHELHVRIVDGTVNVVGTDERTARLEVSRIEGPPLVVSHRDGTLTVAYEDLPWKGFLKWLDRKGWRRSAVVSLAVPAGTRVEVGVVSAGAVVSGIDGPTDVKGVNGDTTLVGLAGPVRADTVSGRVDAQALTGDLRFNSVSGDLTVVEAGSSVKADSVSGSMIVDLDPTGRPAGINLTSVSGEIAIRLPHPADARVEANTASGSVSNAFEDLRVSGQWGAKRITGRLGAGNGSLKATTVSGSIALLRRPAADEPHTDARGEGRSGPRPGPRDDADRGPGGENASGAPADSTTDKKVL, encoded by the coding sequence ATGTCCGAGTGGTCCGTCGCCGAGCCGAGGAAGCTCTCCTTCGACGAGCCCGTGCACGAACTGCACGTGCGCATCGTCGACGGCACCGTGAACGTGGTGGGCACCGACGAGAGAACGGCCCGCCTGGAGGTGTCCCGCATCGAGGGACCGCCCCTGGTGGTGAGCCATCGCGACGGGACCCTGACGGTGGCGTACGAGGACCTGCCCTGGAAGGGCTTCCTCAAGTGGCTCGACCGCAAGGGCTGGCGGCGCAGCGCCGTCGTCTCGCTCGCCGTGCCGGCCGGCACCCGCGTGGAGGTGGGCGTGGTGAGCGCCGGGGCGGTGGTCTCGGGCATCGACGGCCCGACCGACGTGAAGGGCGTCAACGGCGACACGACCCTGGTGGGGCTCGCGGGGCCGGTGCGCGCGGACACCGTCTCGGGACGTGTGGACGCCCAGGCCCTCACCGGCGACCTGCGCTTCAACTCCGTCTCCGGCGATCTGACCGTGGTCGAGGCGGGCTCCTCCGTGAAGGCCGACTCCGTCAGCGGTTCGATGATCGTCGACCTGGATCCGACGGGCCGGCCCGCCGGCATCAACCTGACGAGCGTCTCGGGCGAGATCGCCATCAGGCTGCCCCACCCGGCCGACGCCCGGGTGGAGGCGAACACCGCGAGCGGCTCGGTCTCCAACGCCTTCGAGGATCTGCGGGTCAGCGGGCAGTGGGGCGCCAAGCGCATCACCGGCCGGCTGGGCGCGGGCAACGGCAGCCTGAAGGCCACCACGGTCTCCGGCTCGATCGCCCTGCTGCGCAGGCCCGCGGCGGACGAGCCGCACACCGACGCGCGGGGCGAAGGGCGGTCCGGGCCGCGCCCCGGCCCTCGCGACGACGCCGATCGCGGCCCCGGCGGCGAGAACGCCTCCGGCGCCCCGGCCGACAGCACGACCGACAAGAAGGTGCTCTGA
- a CDS encoding DUF6104 family protein codes for MYFTDRGIEELEKRRGEEEVTFEWLAEQLRTFVDLNPDFEVPVERLATWLARLDDDEDDE; via the coding sequence ATGTACTTCACCGATCGCGGAATCGAGGAACTCGAGAAGCGGCGCGGCGAGGAGGAGGTCACCTTCGAGTGGCTCGCCGAGCAGCTGCGGACGTTCGTCGACCTGAATCCGGACTTCGAGGTACCGGTGGAGCGCCTGGCGACGTGGCTCGCGCGGCTCGACGACGACGAGGACGACGAGTAG